A genomic segment from Rhinatrema bivittatum chromosome 19, aRhiBiv1.1, whole genome shotgun sequence encodes:
- the LOC115080365 gene encoding putative per-hexamer repeat protein 5, with amino-acid sequence GKCLLTSTDGQTTITTAAPTTTAAPTTTTAPTTTAAATTTAAPTTTAAPTTTAAATTTTAAATTTPAATTTAAPTTTAATTTTAAATTTTAATTTSAATTTAAATTTTAATTTTAATTTTAATTTTAAATTTAATTTSAATTTTAATTTTAATTTSAATTTAASTTTAATTGTGTTGTGTTGTGTTGTGTTGTGTTGTGTTGAGTTGTGTTGTGTTGTGTTGTGTTGTGTTGTGTTGTGTTGTGTTGTGTTGTGTTGTGTTGTGTTGTGTTGTGTTGTGTTGTGTTGTGTTGTGTTGTGTTGTGTTGTGTTGTGTTRTGTTGTGTTGTGTTGTGTTGTGTTGTGTTGTGTTGTGTTSTGTTSRGTTSRSSTPGGSSTRKELEPWKIILISLGAILALVLLLCCCFWFLGGKCAGQSTSFSGLGIRRGSSRRPSVPTYSSDCGRMSGMTLDEMGGTSRPRQSHCGNLPRTTCSGF; translated from the exons GGTAAATGTCTCCTTACGTCCACAGATGGACAAACTACAATCACCACCGCAGCACCCACGACCACTGCAGCACCTACAACCACCACAGCACCCACGACCACTGCAGCAGCCACGACCACTGCAGCACCTACAACCACCGCAGCACCCACGACCACCGCAGCAGCTACAACTACCACTGCAGCAGCCACGACCACCCCAGCAGCTACTACGACTGCAGCACCCACGACCACTGCAGCAACCACGACTACCGCTGCAGCTACTACCACCACAGCAGCCACGACCACCTCAGCAGCTACGACAACTGCAGCAGCCACAACTACCACTGCAGCCACAACCACCACAGCAGCTACGACCACCACAGCAGCCACAACTACCACTGCAGCAGCCACAACCACAGCAGCCACAACCACTTCAGCAGCCACAACCACCACAGCAGCCACAACCACCACAGCAGCTACGACCACCTCAGCAGCCACAACCACCGCAGCATCTACGACCACTGCCGCAACTACGGGCACTGGAACCACTGGTACTGGGACTACTGGCACAGGAACAACTGGCACTGGAACAACTGGTACTGGAACCACTGGTACTGGGACTACTGGCGCAGGAACAACTGGTACTGGAACCACTGGTACTGGGACCACTGGCACTGGAACCACTGGCACTGGAACAACTGGTACTGGGACTACTGGCACTGGAACAACTGGTACTGGAACAACTGGTACTGGAACCACTGGTACTGGGACTACTGGCACTGGAACAACTGGTACTGGAACCACTGGTACTGGGACTACTGGCACTGGAACCACTGGTACTGGGACCACTGGCACAGGAACAACTGGTACTGGGACCACTGGCACTGGGAcaacgggtactggaaccactgGCACTGGAACAACGGGTACTGGGACAACTGGCACTGGAACCACTGGCACTGGAACTACTCGTACTGGGACTACTGGTACTGGGACCACTGGCACTGGGACAACTGGTACTGGGACCACTGGCACTGGGACAACTGGCACGGGAACAACTGGTACTGGGACCACTGGCACTGGGACAACTAGCACGGGAACTACTTCCAGAGGGACAACTTCTAGAAGTAGCA CTCCAGGAGGATCTTCTACTAGAAAAGAACTGGAACCCTGGAAAATTATTCTGATTTCCTTGGGGGCAATACTGGCTTTAGTCCTGTTACTCTGCTGCTGTTTCTGG TTTCTAGGTGGTAAATGTGCAGGTCAGAGCACATCTTTCTCAGGACTGGGCATAAGGCGGGGTAGCAGCAGGAGACCCTCCGTACCCACCTACTCCTCTGACTGCGGGCGGATGTCTGGAATGACATTGGATGAGATGGGGGGGACCTCACGGCCCAGACAGTCTCACTGTGGAAACCTGCCCAGGACCACGTGCAGTGGTTTTTAG